A single region of the Raphanus sativus cultivar WK10039 chromosome 1, ASM80110v3, whole genome shotgun sequence genome encodes:
- the LOC108839675 gene encoding cyclin-L1-1: MNYTAIDNFYLTEEQIKTSPSRKDGIDEATELALRIYGCDLIQEGGILLKLPQAVMATGQVLFHRFYCKKSLAKFDVKIVATSCLWLASKLEENPKKARQVIIVFHRMECRRENLPLDHLDLFSKKYSELKVELSRTERHILKEMGFVCHVEHPHKFISNYLATLETPPELRQEAWNLANDSLRTNLCVRFRSEVVACGVVYAAARRFQVPLPESPPWWKAFDADKSGIDQVCRVLALLYSLPKAQYISVCKDGKPFTFSSRSGNSQAQSSTKDVLPVVGDAVETKCSTNNESKDGGMIATPHEKATDSKKSDAESNSLPIVRDSREDRSKVRGESDREKERGRERDMARSSHRDRDRGRDSDKDRDRSNDRSHYRSSDKLSVSGGASDRSRHHSSRDRDYRETSHSSKDRRRHH; the protein is encoded by the exons ATGAATTACACGGCGATCGACAACTTCTACTTAACAGAGGAGCAGATAAAGACTTCACCTTCAAGGAAAGATGGAATAGATGAAGCGACCGAATTGGCTCTAAGAATCTATGGATGTGATCTCATCCAGGAAGGTGGAATATTGCTCAAGCT ACCACAGGCAGTTATGGCTACTGGGCAGGTTCTTTTCCACAGGTTCTATTGTAAGAAGTCTCTTGCCAAATTTGATGTAAAG ATTGTAGCTACGAGCTGTCTCTGGCTTGCATCAAAACTGGAAGAGAACCCTAAAAAGGCAAGACAGGTCATCATTGTGTTCCACAGGATGGAGTGCCGCAGGGAGAACTTGCCTTTAGATCATCTTGATTTGTTTTCCAAG AAGTACTCTGAGTTGAAAGTTGAGTTAAGCAGAACTGAGAGACATATACTGAAAGAGATGGGTTTTGTTTGTCATGTTGAACATCCTCACAAGTTCATTTCAAACTACCTTGCCACGCTTGAAACACCTCCTGAACTGAGACAAGAAGCTTGGAACTTGGCTAATGACAG TCTGCGTACAAACCTTTGTGTAAGGTTCAGAAGTGAAGTTGTGGCTTGTGGGGTCGTGTATGCTGCTGCCCGCAGGTTTCAAGTGCCTCTCCCAGAGAGTCCACCCTGGTGGAAAGCATTTGATGCAGATAAATCTGGTATTGACCAAGTGTGTAGAGTTCTTGCTCTTCTGTACAGTCTTCCAAAGGCTCAGTACATCTCAGTTTGCAAGGATGGGAAGCCATTTACATTTTCCAGTAGATCCGGGAACTCTCAAGCTCAATCATCTACAAAG GATGTTTTACCGGTAGTTGGCGATGCTGTTGAAACCAAGTGTTCAACTAATAACGAGTCTAAGGATGGTGGAATGATTGCTACGCCTCATGAAAAGGCTACGGATTCGAAGAAGAGCGATGCTGAGTCAAACAGTCTACCAATTGTCAGAGACTCGAGGGAGGATAGGAGTAAAGTAAGAGGAGAGAGTGATAGGGAGAAGGAACGAGGTAGAGAGAGGGACATGGCTAGGTCTTCTcacagagacagagacagagGCAGAGATTCTGACAAGGACAGAGACAGATCAAATGATCGAAGTCACTATCGGTCAAGTGATAAACTGAGCGTCTCAGGTGGGGCGTCAGATAGATCAAGGCATCACTCTTCTCGGGACCGTGACTATCGTGAAACCTCGCACTCATCGAAAGATCGTCGTAGGCACCATTAA